In Streptomyces chartreusis NRRL 3882, the following are encoded in one genomic region:
- the dapF gene encoding diaminopimelate epimerase has protein sequence MSTRIPFLKGHGTENDFVIVPDPENAVDLPPAAVAALCDRRAGIGGDGLLHVVRSAAHPEARHMASEAEWFMDYRNGDGSIAEMCGNGVRVFARYLQRAGHVAEGDLAVATRGGVKTVHIAKDGDVTVGMGKALLPEGDVTVSVGERSWPARNVNMGNPHAVAFVDDLSHAGDLLSPPPFSPAAAYPDGVNVEFVVDRGPGHVALRVHERGAGETRSCGTGACAVAVATARRDGADPTATGTPATYTVDVPGGTLVITERPDGEIEMTGPAVIVAEGEIDAEWLETATRA, from the coding sequence ATGAGCACGCGGATCCCCTTCCTCAAGGGTCACGGCACCGAGAACGACTTCGTGATCGTCCCGGACCCCGAGAACGCCGTCGACCTGCCCCCGGCCGCCGTCGCCGCCCTCTGCGACCGCCGCGCTGGCATCGGCGGTGACGGACTGCTGCACGTGGTGCGTTCCGCCGCGCACCCGGAGGCCCGGCACATGGCGTCCGAGGCGGAGTGGTTCATGGACTACCGCAACGGGGACGGCTCGATCGCGGAGATGTGCGGCAACGGCGTGCGGGTCTTCGCGCGCTACCTCCAGCGCGCCGGACATGTCGCCGAAGGGGACCTCGCCGTCGCCACGCGCGGGGGCGTGAAGACCGTGCACATCGCCAAGGACGGTGACGTCACCGTGGGCATGGGCAAGGCACTGCTCCCCGAGGGCGATGTCACGGTGAGCGTCGGCGAGCGCAGCTGGCCCGCGCGGAACGTGAACATGGGCAACCCGCACGCGGTCGCCTTCGTGGACGACCTGTCCCACGCCGGTGACCTGCTCTCCCCGCCGCCCTTCAGCCCGGCCGCCGCCTACCCGGACGGTGTGAACGTCGAGTTCGTGGTCGACCGGGGCCCCGGGCACGTCGCGCTGCGCGTGCACGAGCGCGGCGCCGGCGAGACCCGCTCGTGCGGCACGGGGGCGTGCGCGGTCGCCGTGGCCACCGCCCGCCGCGACGGTGCCGACCCGACGGCCACCGGCACGCCGGCGACGTACACCGTGGACGTACCCGGCGGCACCCTGGTGATCACCGAGCGGCCCGACGGCGAGATCGAGATGACGGGCCCCGCGGTGATCGTGGCCGAGGGCGAGATCGACGCGGAGTGGCTGGAGACCGCCACGCGCGCGTGA